The following are encoded together in the Anaerostipes caccae L1-92 genome:
- the hemB gene encoding porphobilinogen synthase, with translation MDMTIRSRRLRSTPVLRKMVRETRMDASSLIYPLFVREGENVKEEIPSMPGQFRYSLDRMPEVLNEMADAGVTSVMLFGIPDIKDECGTGAWSEYGIIQKALRKAKKEVPDLYYITDVCMCEYTSHGHCGILSGERVDNDKTLPMIAKIALSQAQAGADMVAPSDMMDGRVSEIRSLLDQHGYTDVPIMSYAAKYASAFYGPFRDAAGSAPSFGDRKSYQMDYHNRLEALKEVKQDCEEGADIIMVKPALSYLDIVRDVRNTVDLPVAAYSVSGEYAMIKAAAMKGWIDEDQMICETAAGIYRAGCDILLTYFAKEIAAFMREGRIG, from the coding sequence ATGGATATGACAATAAGATCAAGAAGACTCCGGTCCACACCGGTATTGAGAAAGATGGTGCGGGAGACGAGGATGGATGCGTCTTCTCTCATTTATCCGCTTTTTGTGCGGGAGGGAGAAAATGTGAAAGAAGAAATTCCGTCCATGCCGGGACAGTTCAGGTACAGTCTGGACCGGATGCCGGAGGTGCTGAATGAAATGGCGGATGCCGGGGTGACGAGTGTTATGCTGTTTGGAATTCCGGATATAAAAGATGAGTGCGGAACCGGGGCCTGGTCAGAGTACGGCATCATCCAGAAGGCATTGAGAAAGGCAAAAAAGGAAGTGCCGGATCTCTATTATATTACAGACGTGTGTATGTGTGAGTATACTTCCCACGGACACTGCGGTATTTTAAGCGGAGAACGGGTGGACAACGACAAGACTCTGCCCATGATTGCTAAGATTGCCCTGTCCCAGGCACAGGCCGGGGCCGATATGGTAGCCCCGTCTGATATGATGGACGGCCGGGTCTCTGAGATCAGAAGTCTGCTGGATCAGCACGGTTACACAGATGTGCCGATCATGTCCTATGCGGCCAAGTATGCTTCCGCCTTTTACGGTCCATTTCGGGATGCCGCCGGATCTGCCCCTTCTTTTGGAGACCGGAAGAGTTATCAGATGGATTATCATAACCGTCTGGAGGCCCTGAAGGAAGTGAAACAGGACTGCGAAGAAGGAGCGGACATCATCATGGTGAAACCGGCTCTCTCATATCTGGACATTGTGCGGGATGTCCGGAACACGGTCGATCTTCCGGTAGCTGCATACAGCGTCAGCGGGGAGTATGCTATGATCAAGGCGGCAGCCATGAAGGGCTGGATTGATGAGGATCAGATGATCTGCGAGACGGCTGCCGGGATTTACCGGGCAGGCTGTGATATCCTCCTGACGTATTTTGCGAAGGAGATCGCCGCATTTATGAGAGAAGGGAGGATCGGATGA
- a CDS encoding precorrin-2 dehydrogenase/sirohydrochlorin ferrochelatase family protein: MGYFPLYTDIRHFRILMVGGGAIALRRLKTLQMFHEHITVISPSVCKEIEDMVLEGFVTWISRSYVSGDLKNFDMVLAATDDREVNHIIFLEARREKIPVNISDCKEECSFYFPSVIKDGDIVIGVTSGGADHKKTKQTADRIRSLIWNQKD; this comes from the coding sequence ATGGGATACTTTCCATTGTATACAGATATCCGGCATTTCAGGATTTTGATGGTCGGAGGGGGCGCAATCGCCCTGCGGAGGCTTAAGACACTTCAAATGTTTCATGAACATATCACCGTCATATCGCCGTCTGTCTGCAAAGAGATAGAAGACATGGTTCTTGAGGGCTTTGTCACCTGGATTTCCAGGAGTTATGTTTCAGGAGACCTGAAAAATTTTGATATGGTGCTTGCCGCAACAGATGACAGGGAAGTCAATCACATTATTTTTCTGGAAGCCCGGAGGGAGAAAATACCTGTCAATATCAGCGACTGCAAAGAAGAGTGCAGTTTTTATTTTCCTTCAGTTATAAAAGACGGGGATATTGTCATCGGGGTTACATCCGGAGGTGCCGATCATAAAAAGACAAAACAGACAGCAGACAGAATCAGGAGTTTGATATGGAACCAAAAAGACTGA
- a CDS encoding heavy metal translocating P-type ATPase: protein MTKKHKKMLIRIIAAFFLLAGLMIAEHMGKLESLEGSWALFVIYLIPYLVIGYDIIFKAARNIKNGQIFDENFLMMIATFGAFGVKEYSEAVAVMLFYQVGELFQSYAVGKSRQSISEMMDICPEYANIEVDGVLTQVDPDEVEIGNFIVVKPGERIPLDGVVIEGESLVDTAALTGESVPRKAAAGDEVISGCVNGSGTLKVEVTKEFEDSTVAKILELVENASSKKANVENFITKFAKYYTPVVTIGAVILAVLPPLILGGGWGEWVQRACIFLVISCPCALVISVPMGFFGGIGAASRLGVLVKGSNYLEAVSEMTTIVFDKTGTLTKGEFKVTEILPQGCSEEELLELAALGEGYSNHPIAGSIKEAYGKTADMNRVSDAEEIAGHGIRVLIDGKEILIGNGKLMRQQHIDYVSCKSSGTVVYVASEGVFAGAIVISDTVKDGAEEAIKRMKQAGVKKCVMLTGDRKEAAESVAAQLGIDEVYAELLPGDKVVKVEKLLENQRDKEKLAFAGDGINDAPVLTRADIGIAMGSMGSDAAIEAADVVLMDDDVRKIASTVHISRKTLRIVKQNIVFALGVKALVLALGAAGMANMWEAVFADVGVSVIAILNSMRALKTDDKE, encoded by the coding sequence ATGACAAAAAAACATAAAAAGATGCTGATCCGGATCATCGCGGCATTTTTCCTGCTTGCAGGGCTGATGATTGCGGAACATATGGGAAAGCTGGAAAGTTTGGAAGGTTCATGGGCTTTATTTGTGATTTATCTGATTCCGTATCTGGTGATCGGTTATGACATTATTTTCAAAGCAGCCAGAAATATCAAAAACGGACAGATATTTGATGAAAATTTTCTCATGATGATTGCCACGTTCGGGGCCTTTGGAGTGAAAGAGTATTCTGAAGCAGTGGCCGTTATGCTGTTTTATCAGGTGGGAGAGCTGTTCCAGAGTTATGCGGTGGGAAAATCCCGCCAGTCTATCTCAGAAATGATGGATATCTGCCCCGAATATGCGAATATTGAGGTTGACGGAGTGCTTACACAGGTTGATCCTGATGAAGTGGAAATAGGAAATTTTATTGTTGTAAAGCCGGGGGAAAGAATTCCTTTGGACGGTGTGGTCATTGAGGGGGAATCCCTGGTCGATACAGCCGCACTGACCGGCGAGTCCGTTCCAAGAAAGGCAGCCGCAGGCGATGAAGTGATCAGCGGGTGCGTCAACGGAAGCGGTACACTGAAAGTAGAAGTGACGAAAGAATTCGAAGACTCCACTGTTGCAAAAATTTTGGAACTTGTTGAAAATGCCAGCAGCAAGAAGGCAAATGTAGAAAATTTCATTACCAAATTTGCAAAATATTATACCCCTGTGGTAACGATCGGTGCTGTGATTCTTGCAGTACTTCCTCCGCTGATCTTAGGAGGAGGCTGGGGTGAATGGGTTCAGAGAGCCTGTATTTTTCTTGTCATCTCCTGTCCATGTGCGCTGGTAATTTCAGTGCCTATGGGATTTTTCGGAGGGATTGGTGCTGCCTCAAGGCTCGGTGTGCTGGTCAAAGGAAGTAATTATCTGGAAGCCGTATCTGAGATGACGACCATCGTATTTGACAAGACAGGAACTTTGACAAAGGGCGAATTTAAAGTGACGGAGATCCTGCCGCAGGGATGCAGCGAGGAGGAACTTCTTGAACTGGCGGCATTGGGTGAAGGATATTCGAATCACCCGATTGCAGGTTCTATCAAAGAGGCATATGGAAAAACAGCGGATATGAACCGTGTGTCCGACGCTGAGGAAATCGCGGGACACGGAATCCGTGTTTTGATCGATGGAAAAGAAATTCTAATCGGAAACGGCAAGCTGATGAGACAGCAGCACATCGACTATGTCTCCTGCAAAAGCAGCGGAACTGTCGTCTACGTGGCCTCTGAGGGAGTGTTTGCAGGTGCCATTGTCATTTCTGATACGGTAAAAGACGGGGCAGAAGAGGCAATCAAACGCATGAAGCAGGCAGGTGTTAAAAAATGTGTCATGCTCACCGGAGACAGGAAAGAGGCAGCTGAATCTGTTGCTGCACAATTAGGGATTGATGAAGTATACGCAGAACTCCTGCCGGGCGATAAAGTAGTTAAGGTGGAAAAGCTCCTGGAAAATCAGAGGGACAAAGAAAAGCTTGCTTTTGCCGGAGACGGTATTAATGATGCTCCGGTGCTTACAAGAGCAGATATTGGGATTGCCATGGGGAGCATGGGATCTGATGCGGCCATAGAAGCCGCGGATGTAGTATTGATGGACGACGATGTCAGAAAGATTGCCTCCACCGTTCATATTTCAAGAAAAACACTGCGGATCGTGAAACAAAATATTGTGTTCGCTTTAGGGGTGAAGGCTCTTGTATTGGCTCTTGGCGCAGCCGGAATGGCAAATATGTGGGAAGCGGTCTTCGCAGATGTCGGAGTATCTGTAATCGCAATTCTTAATTCCATGCGAGCGCTGAAAACCGATGACAAAGAATAA
- the hemC gene encoding hydroxymethylbilane synthase, with protein sequence MEPKRLRIGSRESLLAVAQTRLVIEQLKANYPELSFELVTLKTTGDKILNKTLDKIGGKGLFVKELDQALLDGRIDMAVHSMKDLPMEISDDLPVAAVPKRGDPRDVLVLPSSGDFEEFGQVIGSSSARRVLQVRRLFPEAEFQSIRGNIHTRLRKLDKGQYSSLIMAAAGLKRAGLKERISRYFSVEEMLPAAGQGTLCVQVRKDFDQSLFSCIHDRETELVTEAERSFVRALDGGCSSPIAAYAEITGSDLCLTGLYYNAADNTGRKMSITGKAQDAGGLGRRLAEQIQE encoded by the coding sequence ATGGAACCAAAAAGACTGAGGATTGGAAGCCGCGAAAGCCTTCTGGCTGTGGCTCAGACAAGACTTGTAATAGAGCAGTTAAAAGCAAATTATCCGGAGCTTTCTTTTGAACTGGTGACTTTGAAAACCACCGGGGATAAGATTCTTAATAAGACATTAGATAAGATTGGGGGAAAGGGCCTCTTTGTGAAGGAACTTGACCAGGCCCTTCTGGACGGAAGGATCGACATGGCGGTCCACAGTATGAAGGATCTGCCTATGGAGATCTCTGATGACCTTCCCGTGGCGGCAGTGCCTAAGCGGGGTGATCCGAGAGACGTGCTTGTGCTTCCTTCATCCGGAGATTTTGAAGAATTTGGACAGGTGATCGGTTCTTCCAGTGCCAGAAGAGTTCTCCAGGTAAGAAGATTGTTTCCGGAAGCAGAGTTTCAGAGTATCCGGGGGAACATCCACACGAGACTCCGCAAATTGGACAAAGGACAGTATTCGTCACTGATCATGGCGGCCGCGGGACTGAAAAGAGCAGGCCTTAAAGAGCGGATCAGCCGTTATTTTTCAGTGGAAGAAATGCTGCCGGCGGCAGGGCAGGGGACACTGTGCGTTCAGGTGAGGAAAGATTTTGATCAGTCCCTTTTTTCCTGTATCCATGACAGGGAGACGGAACTTGTGACCGAGGCGGAACGGAGTTTTGTACGTGCTCTGGACGGGGGCTGTTCTTCTCCGATCGCGGCATACGCAGAGATTACAGGGAGTGACCTTTGTCTTACCGGTCTTTATTATAATGCAGCAGATAATACCGGAAGGAAAATGAGCATCACTGGGAAGGCACAGGATGCCGGTGGGCTTGGACGGCGCCTTGCAGAACAGATACAGGAATAA
- a CDS encoding TetR/AcrR family transcriptional regulator, with the protein MPRNKHPEETVQRILDASLKLFLEKGYEETTVLDIISELGGLTRGAFYHHFKSKEEVFDVLSEKLFYDDNPFAKAKARRDLNGLEKLKFVLKDSFRETDSRKLSIASIQLVESPSFLKKLIETNRDTLAPMFEELIEEGIKDGSVTAKHAKPLSQLAVMLTNFWMVPSVFPCETEEELWERLSMIKEITDKIGMPVIDEEILSMCRENTINID; encoded by the coding sequence GTGCCGAGAAATAAACATCCGGAAGAAACAGTACAGAGGATTTTAGATGCTTCACTGAAGCTTTTTCTGGAAAAAGGATATGAGGAGACCACAGTTTTAGATATCATCAGTGAATTAGGCGGGCTGACGAGAGGAGCATTTTACCACCATTTCAAATCAAAAGAGGAAGTCTTTGATGTTTTAAGTGAAAAATTGTTCTATGACGATAACCCTTTTGCAAAGGCAAAAGCACGCAGAGATCTAAATGGACTGGAGAAATTAAAGTTTGTACTGAAAGATTCTTTTAGAGAAACTGACAGCAGGAAGCTCAGTATCGCTTCCATCCAACTGGTGGAGAGTCCTTCCTTTTTAAAAAAATTGATCGAGACAAACCGCGATACGCTGGCACCTATGTTTGAGGAATTAATAGAAGAAGGAATAAAGGACGGGTCTGTAACAGCAAAGCATGCTAAACCCTTATCTCAGCTGGCAGTGATGCTGACTAATTTTTGGATGGTTCCGTCAGTCTTTCCCTGTGAGACAGAAGAGGAGCTATGGGAGCGTTTGTCAATGATCAAGGAGATCACAGATAAAATAGGAATGCCGGTCATAGACGAAGAAATTTTGTCAATGTGCAGGGAGAATACCATAAATATAGATTAA
- the hemA gene encoding glutamyl-tRNA reductase produces the protein MELSMIGIDYHTASVEEREPFAFTDSGAVRFMKSVKETDPDASCIVLSTCNRTELWFYNLTPDPLDYLFTQLPHIKNSGRELFVRRSGTEAVSYLMEMTSGLHSQILGEDQIVSQVREALNRARECCKPDPVLDTLFRMAVTAAKKVKTETRIGSRDTSVPERAVSILEDRYGSFKGKQCLVIGNGEMGRLLAAWLIHKGACVSMTLRQYRKQDVMIPAGCGVVPYRDRYKTMGTMDFVFSATKSPHYTVHAQQAAEALEENCSYVFADLAVPRDLDPDLTELPGCCLLDMDDLGLQVSADAGELKKAEEIICEQSDEFMNWYYFRDYIPLVREVSSAAGELTNAKLKKTYRELRKKHRDVSGLQKEVMRASESAVERILFGLKDVLPRQEWKHILEALELSADEVDIF, from the coding sequence ATGGAACTTTCGATGATAGGAATAGATTATCATACGGCATCGGTGGAGGAGAGGGAGCCGTTTGCGTTTACAGATTCAGGAGCCGTCCGATTCATGAAGTCGGTGAAGGAAACAGACCCAGACGCGTCCTGTATTGTCCTGTCGACCTGCAACCGGACAGAACTTTGGTTTTATAATCTGACACCTGACCCCCTGGATTACCTTTTCACACAGTTGCCTCATATAAAGAATTCGGGGAGAGAGCTGTTCGTCCGAAGATCCGGGACTGAGGCTGTTTCTTATTTGATGGAAATGACCAGTGGTCTCCATTCTCAGATCCTTGGGGAAGACCAGATTGTCTCCCAGGTCAGAGAGGCGCTTAACCGTGCCAGAGAATGCTGTAAGCCGGATCCTGTTCTGGACACGCTGTTTCGGATGGCTGTGACGGCAGCAAAAAAAGTCAAAACGGAAACCCGGATCGGAAGCAGGGACACCTCTGTGCCGGAACGGGCCGTTTCGATTTTGGAAGACCGATACGGCTCATTTAAAGGAAAACAATGTCTGGTCATCGGTAATGGAGAAATGGGCCGTCTTCTGGCCGCATGGCTGATACATAAAGGGGCCTGTGTTTCCATGACTCTGCGGCAGTACCGGAAACAGGACGTCATGATCCCGGCAGGATGCGGAGTCGTTCCTTACCGGGACCGGTATAAAACCATGGGAACCATGGATTTTGTTTTCAGTGCCACAAAAAGTCCACACTATACGGTCCATGCGCAGCAGGCGGCAGAGGCTCTGGAGGAGAACTGCTCTTATGTATTTGCAGACCTTGCAGTGCCAAGAGACCTGGACCCGGATCTTACAGAGCTGCCCGGATGCTGCCTTTTAGATATGGACGATCTGGGCCTTCAGGTATCGGCGGATGCCGGGGAACTTAAGAAGGCAGAAGAAATCATTTGCGAGCAGTCTGATGAGTTTATGAACTGGTATTATTTCAGGGACTACATTCCCCTGGTCCGGGAAGTCAGCAGCGCTGCCGGGGAACTGACCAATGCCAAGCTGAAGAAGACATACAGGGAGTTAAGGAAAAAGCACCGGGATGTAAGCGGTCTTCAAAAAGAGGTGATGCGGGCATCGGAGTCAGCAGTTGAACGAATCCTCTTCGGGCTTAAAGATGTGCTCCCGAGGCAGGAGTGGAAACATATCCTTGAGGCACTGGAATTGTCGGCAGATGAGGTGGATATTTTTTAA
- a CDS encoding InlB B-repeat-containing protein — translation MKRVFRKKVSIFLTVIIVLGTTGTIFAVEPGNISGGNVVLNEKTGTEYTSLTEAAANAAEGDTLKLLEDITLDSKIIINEKITIDLNGKSLNASSDGDWSSGVIYNEQSWKSYIFTIKNGTINLPKPPSDTKNVIGIYNHIGSIEAESLSVIYGGPPALAGQVTGIRNSGMNVTVSNCSFQVDDNGVVFLTDGESSKVMVKAGTFSKNPLSEDNISLSKGYIMEEANGMFVVKADEAAKISRDGADIIYTTLAEALRKAEAGETVVLLKDVPAANEQFSIDKSMTLDLNGHSIGSVKEQTFLINKYGETIEVKLKNGTITNDSSEPGKLSIAVFARQRVKLYLENMKLTSNPDAGMMGYGLRIGNGDNNLAPEVTVSGADTRITGSGAGIALIGSGTYGTASLVLNDGSVTGGSYGIAGNGTFDGTDITVNGSAVKALNTGGAAVYHPQNGNLTINGGIFEGSAGIQYLGEGKVSISGGVITASDERVNPVIPSGDGAVRDGAALSIISRGGEYGGARGAEVSITGGTFISKHNIAVREYGADNLDSLVKTLNINQGEGKLLKVWSSDGQKAMQMDKMDTDEIPPITSGTFSGDVSDLYDEMKYQQNPPDALKDPGAVVPRSYKIIYDYAGGGLPQGQKNPGTYTYFDDEILLINPQRTGYEFAGWMGTGFPLPSQDVSIPEGSYGDRSYIAVWSAKEASIVFKVNGGSSVDNLTGLTDQKISDRSMPKTSKEGYMFTGWFDQNGKKSELLPEKFPAGTTVYSAGWKAVPKEDEQKAAVPPSNSSSAPKPKTGSSVQSKRVTKNTAKAGESLGFAGWAGVMLMSLICGVAAANRKKKNVS, via the coding sequence ATGAAAAGAGTGTTTAGAAAGAAGGTTTCCATATTTTTAACAGTTATTATAGTTCTCGGCACCACCGGGACAATATTTGCAGTAGAACCAGGAAATATAAGCGGCGGAAATGTCGTTTTAAATGAGAAGACAGGGACTGAATATACATCTCTGACAGAGGCAGCGGCCAATGCAGCGGAGGGGGATACACTCAAACTTCTGGAAGATATTACGCTGGACAGTAAGATAATCATAAACGAAAAGATAACGATTGACTTAAACGGAAAGAGTCTGAACGCATCTTCGGACGGTGATTGGAGCAGCGGTGTCATTTATAACGAACAGTCATGGAAGAGTTATATCTTTACTATAAAAAACGGAACGATCAATCTTCCGAAACCGCCTTCGGATACGAAAAATGTGATCGGCATCTATAATCACATTGGCAGTATAGAAGCTGAAAGTCTGTCTGTAATCTACGGCGGTCCGCCGGCTTTGGCGGGTCAGGTGACCGGAATCCGAAACAGTGGAATGAATGTCACTGTTTCAAACTGCAGTTTTCAGGTAGATGACAACGGTGTTGTTTTTCTCACTGACGGAGAAAGCTCAAAGGTTATGGTGAAAGCCGGGACCTTTTCAAAGAATCCTCTGTCCGAAGATAACATTTCACTCAGCAAAGGGTATATCATGGAAGAGGCGAACGGTATGTTCGTTGTAAAAGCAGATGAAGCAGCGAAGATCAGCAGAGATGGAGCGGATATTATTTATACCACATTGGCAGAAGCACTCAGAAAGGCAGAGGCCGGAGAGACCGTAGTGCTGCTCAAAGATGTGCCTGCCGCCAATGAACAATTCTCAATTGATAAATCCATGACATTGGATTTGAACGGACACAGCATCGGATCTGTAAAAGAGCAGACTTTTTTGATAAATAAATATGGGGAAACGATTGAAGTTAAGCTGAAAAACGGAACGATTACCAATGACAGCAGCGAACCTGGCAAGTTAAGCATAGCGGTGTTTGCAAGACAAAGAGTCAAACTGTATCTGGAGAATATGAAGCTTACATCGAATCCAGACGCCGGTATGATGGGATATGGCCTGAGGATCGGAAACGGCGACAACAATTTGGCACCGGAAGTCACTGTCAGCGGTGCTGACACCCGGATCACCGGAAGCGGCGCGGGAATTGCGCTGATCGGCAGCGGCACCTATGGGACTGCATCCCTGGTGCTGAATGACGGCTCAGTGACCGGGGGATCTTATGGCATTGCAGGAAACGGTACTTTTGACGGTACGGATATTACGGTGAACGGTAGCGCTGTAAAAGCTTTGAATACCGGCGGGGCGGCAGTCTATCATCCTCAGAACGGCAATCTGACAATCAACGGCGGAATTTTTGAAGGAAGCGCAGGGATTCAGTATCTCGGTGAAGGAAAGGTTTCAATATCAGGAGGAGTGATTACCGCTTCCGATGAGCGGGTCAATCCGGTGATTCCCTCAGGAGACGGGGCAGTCCGTGACGGAGCGGCACTTTCCATCATATCCAGAGGCGGAGAATACGGAGGTGCTCGGGGAGCCGAGGTATCTATTACCGGGGGTACATTTATAAGCAAACATAATATAGCGGTCCGGGAATACGGTGCGGACAATCTCGATTCTCTAGTTAAAACACTGAATATCAATCAGGGGGAAGGAAAACTCTTAAAAGTTTGGAGCAGCGACGGACAGAAGGCAATGCAGATGGACAAAATGGATACCGATGAAATACCTCCGATTACCTCAGGCACATTTTCAGGTGATGTTTCGGATTTATATGACGAAATGAAGTATCAGCAGAATCCGCCGGATGCGCTCAAAGATCCTGGAGCAGTCGTTCCGAGGTCATATAAGATCATTTATGATTATGCCGGAGGAGGACTGCCTCAGGGACAAAAGAATCCGGGGACATACACCTATTTTGACGATGAAATTCTCCTGATCAATCCTCAGAGAACAGGTTATGAATTCGCTGGATGGATGGGGACCGGATTCCCGCTGCCGTCGCAGGATGTGAGCATTCCGGAAGGTTCTTACGGCGACCGTTCCTATATAGCCGTGTGGTCTGCCAAAGAAGCATCTATTGTATTTAAAGTGAATGGGGGCAGCTCTGTGGACAATCTTACAGGATTGACAGACCAGAAGATTTCTGACCGCAGCATGCCGAAGACGTCAAAAGAAGGATATATGTTTACTGGCTGGTTTGATCAAAATGGAAAGAAATCAGAGCTTCTGCCGGAGAAATTCCCGGCGGGAACAACGGTTTACAGTGCCGGGTGGAAAGCGGTTCCAAAGGAGGATGAACAGAAGGCTGCTGTGCCTCCGTCCAACAGTTCATCCGCGCCGAAACCGAAGACCGGCAGCTCAGTCCAATCGAAGCGGGTCACCAAAAATACGGCTAAAGCTGGAGAGTCTTTGGGCTTTGCAGGTTGGGCAGGAGTCATGCTCATGTCGCTGATATGCGGTGTGGCTGCGGCAAACCGTAAAAAGAAAAATGTCTCCTAG
- a CDS encoding ABC transporter ATP-binding protein → MNQFLKENKFLLFVTVLFTVVSSLSYVFIAIVLQKILDIAVIGDKKGFLTTMIFSLFYFLFIGIFAYLQELCSKRFICNALRSVRTKTFEGIERRSTEDFEKYQTSEYLSFITNDVKLLEDNYLIPLLEILQYTIVFIASLAVMIYFSLIITVCVIFAVLLMFIVPGVFGGIMAKRQEAYSEKLADFTGHVKDLLSGFEVIKSYGMKRYALSRFEKSSIQTINAKYSVDKTAAANDALSMLLAVFLQVVVIFLSAYFIMTGRVTPGVLLGMTQASGNLANPLLMILGSIPKLKSVKPIIKRLKNLSEYQERRFIGKTAPSLNKKISIDHLKFSYDSSRNVIDGLSLNIEQGKKYALVGRSGCGKSTLIRLITGCYSKYEGTIRYDDTDLGDLDLRKITELSSVIHQNIYMFNESIYHNICLHQEFTDHQLEEALEASGSAGFISQMADGLSHIAGENGANLSGGQKQRIAVARALIRHKPFLILDEGTSAVDMQTAYDIETRLLKLKGLTLVTITHNMNADIFKMYDEIIYMEDGRISEQGSFQELMEANKRFRDFFELKK, encoded by the coding sequence ATGAATCAGTTTTTAAAAGAAAATAAGTTTCTGCTTTTTGTCACTGTTCTATTTACTGTTGTAAGTTCTTTATCCTATGTTTTTATCGCTATAGTCCTGCAGAAAATACTTGATATTGCAGTTATAGGTGATAAGAAGGGTTTTTTGACGACGATGATCTTTTCACTGTTTTACTTTCTTTTTATAGGAATTTTTGCATATTTGCAGGAACTGTGCAGTAAGCGTTTCATCTGCAATGCGCTGCGTTCTGTCCGCACAAAGACATTTGAGGGAATAGAACGCCGCAGTACTGAAGATTTTGAAAAATATCAAACTTCTGAATACCTTTCCTTTATCACAAATGATGTGAAATTGCTGGAAGACAACTATCTCATCCCTTTGCTGGAAATCCTTCAGTATACGATTGTTTTTATAGCCTCCCTCGCAGTCATGATTTATTTTAGCCTTATTATCACAGTCTGCGTCATCTTTGCTGTTCTCCTGATGTTTATCGTTCCCGGTGTATTCGGCGGAATCATGGCAAAAAGACAGGAGGCATATTCAGAAAAACTTGCGGATTTTACCGGACATGTGAAGGATCTTTTGTCAGGATTTGAAGTCATTAAATCTTATGGGATGAAAAGATATGCGCTTTCCAGATTTGAAAAGAGCAGCATACAGACCATAAATGCAAAGTATTCCGTGGACAAAACAGCTGCTGCAAATGATGCCCTGTCCATGCTGCTTGCAGTTTTTCTGCAGGTGGTTGTCATTTTTCTTTCTGCTTATTTCATTATGACTGGCCGTGTGACACCTGGAGTGCTGCTGGGAATGACGCAGGCCAGCGGAAATCTTGCTAATCCGCTTTTGATGATTTTGGGAAGTATCCCAAAACTAAAAAGTGTGAAGCCGATCATAAAACGTCTGAAGAATTTGTCGGAGTACCAGGAAAGAAGGTTTATCGGCAAAACAGCCCCTTCATTAAACAAGAAAATATCGATTGATCATTTGAAATTTTCTTATGACAGCAGCCGGAATGTGATAGACGGACTCTCTTTGAACATAGAACAAGGAAAGAAATATGCGCTTGTGGGCAGAAGCGGCTGTGGAAAATCGACGCTTATCCGGCTGATTACGGGTTGTTACTCCAAATATGAAGGCACGATCAGGTACGATGATACAGACCTGGGAGATCTTGATCTCAGAAAAATTACGGAACTTTCCTCCGTCATTCATCAAAATATTTATATGTTTAATGAAAGCATCTATCATAACATTTGTTTACATCAGGAGTTTACGGACCACCAGCTGGAGGAGGCGCTAGAGGCCAGTGGTTCTGCCGGTTTTATCAGTCAGATGGCGGATGGTCTGTCCCATATCGCCGGTGAAAACGGGGCAAACTTGTCCGGCGGACAAAAGCAGCGCATTGCGGTTGCCCGCGCTCTGATCAGACATAAACCATTTTTGATTTTAGATGAGGGGACTTCCGCTGTTGATATGCAGACGGCATATGATATAGAAACCAGGCTTTTGAAATTGAAAGGACTGACACTGGTGACGATTACCCACAATATGAATGCAGATATATTTAAGATGTATGATGAAATTATTTATATGGAAGACGGCAGAATCTCTGAACAGGGCAGTTTTCAGGAACTTATGGAAGCAAATAAGAGATTCCGTGACTTTTTTGAACTGAAAAAGTAG